The following are from one region of the Gemmatimonadota bacterium genome:
- a CDS encoding TonB family protein, whose product MRFGWVCSVVGHGILLGFVLLGPRPDPFRRDWAEAVPVTLVASFPHMEPPEIARLEVPERASMSPLREKANEADIPEDTEPAREAVTPVRAAPVTPDRRPRQFQRAAQDQTQGPSLAERLRQRIAQPDAPDTAETVDAVEAPEPMEAVGSPSALVEAADFPFAWYLNLLRTKITDSWNPPGRGLFTGGNAPVVVRLELGRDGSVGSVRVETASAVPGLDASARDAVTRASPFPALPDSWEGDRLIVRIRFSVAGS is encoded by the coding sequence GTGAGGTTCGGGTGGGTCTGCTCGGTGGTGGGGCACGGAATCCTGCTGGGGTTCGTGCTTCTCGGGCCGCGCCCCGATCCCTTCCGGAGAGACTGGGCGGAAGCGGTTCCCGTAACGCTGGTCGCCTCGTTTCCCCACATGGAACCGCCGGAGATCGCGCGCCTGGAAGTTCCCGAGAGGGCTTCCATGTCCCCGCTGCGCGAAAAGGCGAACGAGGCGGACATTCCGGAGGATACGGAACCGGCCCGGGAAGCCGTGACGCCGGTGCGTGCTGCACCCGTGACGCCGGATCGCCGCCCCCGGCAGTTTCAGCGGGCCGCGCAGGATCAGACGCAGGGGCCGTCTCTTGCGGAACGCCTGCGTCAGAGAATCGCGCAGCCGGATGCCCCGGACACGGCGGAGACGGTCGACGCGGTGGAAGCCCCGGAACCGATGGAGGCGGTCGGGTCTCCGAGCGCGCTGGTTGAGGCGGCGGACTTCCCCTTTGCGTGGTACTTGAATCTCCTGCGAACGAAAATCACCGACTCGTGGAATCCGCCGGGGCGCGGACTTTTCACCGGCGGCAATGCGCCGGTGGTCGTCCGCCTGGAGCTGGGTCGAGACGGCAGCGTGGGGTCGGTGCGCGTGGAGACCGCCTCCGCAGTTCCAGGGCTGGATGCAAGCGCCCGAGATGCCGTGACGCGCGCCTCGCCGTTTCCCGCGCTTCCCGATTCCTGGGAGGGCGACCGGCTGATTGTCCGCATACGGTTCTCCGTGGCCGGATCGTGA